One Euphorbia lathyris chromosome 1, ddEupLath1.1, whole genome shotgun sequence DNA segment encodes these proteins:
- the LOC136216902 gene encoding xyloglucan O-acetyltransferase 3-like produces MTEFAVEYCDLFKGEWIRDLRGPQYTNRSCSSIPHSKNCFKNGRQDRDFLKWRWKPDACELPKFDPRIFFVLVRDKTMAFIGDSVARNHVESLICLLSMEEKPINTYADADNKFRTWKFPKNNFTLVVLWSKFLIHEKERVINGTDSTNFDLQLDKLDTNWTRKLTGVDYLVISDMHWLFRINYLYENGNLIGCTYCNEPNIRAYDIDFVVERMVRLVLNHINDCEECNEGLVTLLRTFSPAHFEYGSWNNGGKCNRTRPYRGGEINLESQDWKLRGTQVKELESIRKAVKKGKRFDILDISRAMLMRPDGHPDVYSGNEWMKGYSDCVHWCMPGPVDVWNDFLMSVLKRYADFSRLREINQ; encoded by the exons ATGACAgagt TTGCAGTAGAATATTGTGATTTGTTCAAGGGTGAGTGGATTCGAGACCTGAGAGGGCCTCAATACACAAACAGGAGCTGTTCATCAATTCCTCACTCAAAAAACTGTTTCAAAAATGGAAGACAAGACAGAGATTTTCTCAAGTGGAGATGGAAACCTGATGCCTGTGAACTTCCTAAGTTTGATCCCAGGATTTTCTTTGTCCTTGTCCGAGATAAAACCATGGCTTTCATCGGAGATTCCGTCGCTCGAAACCATGTTGAATCACTCATCTGTCTTTTGTCGATG GAAGAAAAACCAATAAACACATACGCAGATGCCGATAACAAATTCCGAACCTGGAAGTTCCCTAAGAACAACTTCACTCTTGTAGTACTCTGGAGTAAGTTCTTGATTCATGAGAAGGAGAGAGTGATCAATGGGACGGATTCGACTAATTTCGACCTACAACTCGACAAGCTTGACACGAATTGGACAAGAAAGCTAACCGGAGTAGACTACTTAGTCATTTCGGATATGCATTGGCTCTTTCGGATCAACTACTTATACGAAAATGGCAATCTAATCGGATGTACATATTGCAACGAACCGAACATCCGAGCCTACGACATAGATTTCGTCGTCGAAAGAATGGTGAGACTCGTGTTGAATCACATCAACGATTGCGAAGAATGCAACGAGGGGTTAGTGACATTGTTAAGGACATTTTCGCCTGCGCATTTCGAATATGGATCATGGAATAACGGAGGGAAATGCAACCGGACTAGGCCGTATCGCGGGGGCGAGATTAACTTGGAAAGTCAGGATTGGAAGCTGAGAGGCACTCAAGTGAAAGAGCTTGAAAGTATTAGAAAAGcagtgaaaaaagggaaaagatttgatattttggaTATCAGCAGAGCAATGCTGATGAGACCGGACGGACATCCCGATGTTTACTCGGGTAACGAGTGGATGAAAGGTTACAGTGACTGTGTTCACTGGTGTATGCCCGGACCCGTCGACGTGTGGAACGATTTTCTCATGTCCGTTCTTAAGCGATATGCCGATTTTTCCAGGCTAAGAGAGATAAATCAGTGA
- the LOC136221882 gene encoding BTB/POZ domain-containing protein At1g04390 isoform X3, which yields MRSSKQLATENRGISGHVYKLHQRLRHALSLGSRVYDGKELKWQCSDIEIQRHVVRSIASFLDCISADIVCHPLVKDSIADMVQALVWILQNRSKAIVNMATDVVVKVINVLPNILLQSYLLDLCHPLSSLLSSHQEESISCATALNMILSNLSVRREQKTWDILVETETVSHIVGGMKKISVAAMPIHYFQEMANLLSTILHRWPQSRYPVWNDDVLLEALEVMHAKPDFSVKAAVLKLYCALALCNNGAIKLLENGEALLQLMVLSMGRSYPFSVRTEGFRLAQCLARHEKGCLTMMNLCCEPIVKAIIDGMSGWTKNSGKISNEDFTLLVEACRLAMISRWAGQHHDFLWKQRIDRVLLNILLNDFHNRPSHGFSDLEEEISIAREGLKANFFLGLRPYVWDLLGWLATHCREGFIANRHDHELKLDILITCACISFVDSIRRGRQICQDDRSDIETSESVSRAVLMLIYSPSKYIASKAIAILCELLKSNSKEILKHLLHVLRIRTPIDNFGKLNLLQTSVNLMALVCYSGLPQHQSQIVKNGGINTFMGLIKWCLSNDFRIGRLSLAPHLHTVFSDKTCCWVCKEDWENDTVLLLYSLWGLSELIHSGKISNNSDIFAGPAEYTEAQLVSTLQEICSGTSLPGTKWYAALILNYFGIYGFPCKLGRCIGKAFNMNEYADMQLNLSNGDSLSVHGVLLAVRCPALLPPSELPHSDKSYDGSSVGYNTDRNVKKFRKEIRLSSHVDNQALAKLLEFVYFGFLNAGEELVKKVRILAKRCSLQPLLMLLDGRPPTWGTCFPRYDLSVALAAGHHFSDIILEAKGSESVHWTCGTCSQLVPHIHAHKQFANLKGAC from the exons gactcaattgctgatatggTTCAGGCATTGGTGTGGATTCTTCAAAATAGAAGTAAGGCCATAGTAAACATGGCAACTGATGTGGTTGTAAAGGTGATCAATGTCTTACCCAATATATTGTTGCAGTCTTACTTGTTGGATCTTTGTCATCCTTTGTCATCCTTGCTATCATCTCATCAAGAAGAATCTATTTCATGTGCCACTGCATTGAATATGATCCTTTCAAATCTGAGTGTGAGAAGAGAGCAAAAGACCTGGGACATTCTTGTTGAAACAGAAACTGTTTCTCATATTGTTGGTGGCATGAAAAAGATTTCAGTTGCTGCTATGCCAATTCATTATTTCCAGGAGATGGCTAATCTCTTGAGTACAATACTGCACCGGTGGCCTCAATCTCGTTATCCTGTATGGAATGATGATGTGCTGTTGGAAGCTTTGGAAGTTATGCATGCAAAGCCTGATTTTTCTGTTAAGGCTGCAGTTCTAAAGCTATATTGCGCATTAG CATTGTGCAATAATGGGGCCATCAAGCTTCTAGAAAATGGAGAAGCCCTTCTGCAACTGATGGTTCTCTCCATGGGAAGATCCTACCCTTTTTCTGTTCGGACTGAGGGATTTAGACTTGCCCAATGTTTAGCG AGACATGAAAAGGGATGTCTAACAATGATGAACTTGTGTTGTGAGCCTATTGTTAAAGCTATAATAGATGGAATGAGTGGATGGACCAAAAATTCAGGCAAGATTTCGAATGAGGATTTCACCTTACTAGTTGAAGCCTGCCGTTTGGCTATGATAAGTCGCTGGGCAGGGCAGCATCATGATTTCTTGTGGAAGCAAAGGATTGATAGGGTCCTTCTCAACATTCTTTTAAATGATTTTCATAATAGACCATCACATGGTTTCTCGGACCTGGAAGAAGAAATATCTATAGCTCGGGAGGGTCTTAAGGCCAATTTTTTCCTTGGTTTACGACCTTATGTGTGGGACCTTCTTGGTTGGCTCGCAACACACTGTAGGGAAGGTTTTATTGCCAACCGGCACGACCATGAACTCAAACTTGACATCCTTATTACATGTGCATG CATATCTTTTGTGGATTCCATTCGAAGAGGGCGCCAAATATGTCAAGATGATAGATCTGACATTGAAACAAGTGAATCAGTATCACGGGCAGTTTTGATGTTGATTTATTCTCCTAGCAAATACATAGCATCAAAAGCAATAGCCATCCTCTGTGAACTTCTAAAGTCAAACAGCAAGGAGATTTTGAAACACTTATTGCATGTTCTGCGCATCAGAACACCCATAGATAATTTTGGAAAGCTCAACTTACTTCAGACCAGTGTTAACTTGATGGCTTTGGTATGTTATTCTGGTTTACCACAGCATCAAAGTCAGATTGTTAAAAATGGAGGAATAAATACATTCATGGGTTTGATTAAATGGTGTTTAAGCAATGATTTTCGTATAGGAAGATTGAGCCTTGCTCCTCATTTGCATACTGTCTTTAGTGATAAGACTTGTTGCTGGGTATGTAAAGAAGACTGGGAAAACGATACCGTTCTTTTGTTATATAGTCTATGGGGGCTATCTGAATTGATACACtctggaaaaataagtaataattCAGACATTTTTGCTGGCCCAGCTGAATATACAGAAGCTCAACTTGTGAGCACACTCCAGGAAATCTGTAGTGGAACTTCTTTGCCTGGAACAAAATGGTATGCTGCATTGATTCTAAATTATTTTGGAATATATGGTTTTCCATGTAAACTTGGGAGGTGCATTGGGAAAGCATTTAATATGAATGAATATGCAGATATGCAACTCAATCTCTCAAATGGGGATTCTTTAAGTGTGCATGGTGTTCTACTTGCTGTTCGATGTCCAGCATTGTTGCCTCCTTCAGAATTACCACATTCTGATAAATCATATGATGGATCTTCGGTAGGATACAATACAGATAGGAATGTGAAAAAGTTTCGTAAAGAAATTCGTTTATCTTCGCATGTTGACAACCAAGCACTGGCCAAATTGTTGGAATTTGTGTACTTTGGATTCTTAAACGCAGGAGAGGAACTTGTGAAGAAAGTCAGAATTCTTGCTAAACGCTGTAGTTTACAACCTTTGTTAATGTTGCTTGATGGAAGACCCCCTACATGGGGTACCTGCTTCCCTAGATATGATCTTTCTGTTGCTCTTGCTGCGGGTCACCACTTTTC GGACATCATTTTAGAGGCTAAAGGAAGTGAATCAGTCCATTGGACATGTGGTACATGCTCCCAGTTAGTACCACATATACATGCTCATAAG CAATTCGCAAATCTTAAAGGTGCCTGTTAG
- the LOC136221882 gene encoding BTB/POZ domain-containing protein At1g04390 isoform X1, which produces MRSSKQLATENRGISGHVYKLHQRLRHALSLGSRVYDGKELKWQCSDIEIQRHVVRSIASFLDCISADIVCHPLVKDSIADMVQALVWILQNRSKAIVNMATDVVVKVINVLPNILLQSYLLDLCHPLSSLLSSHQEESISCATALNMILSNLSVRREQKTWDILVETETVSHIVGGMKKISVAAMPIHYFQEMANLLSTILHRWPQSRYPVWNDDVLLEALEVMHAKPDFSVKAAVLKLYCALALCNNGAIKLLENGEALLQLMVLSMGRSYPFSVRTEGFRLAQCLARHEKGCLTMMNLCCEPIVKAIIDGMSGWTKNSGKISNEDFTLLVEACRLAMISRWAGQHHDFLWKQRIDRVLLNILLNDFHNRPSHGFSDLEEEISIAREGLKANFFLGLRPYVWDLLGWLATHCREGFIANRHDHELKLDILITCACISFVDSIRRGRQICQDDRSDIETSESVSRAVLMLIYSPSKYIASKAIAILCELLKSNSKEILKHLLHVLRIRTPIDNFGKLNLLQTSVNLMALVCYSGLPQHQSQIVKNGGINTFMGLIKWCLSNDFRIGRLSLAPHLHTVFSDKTCCWVCKEDWENDTVLLLYSLWGLSELIHSGKISNNSDIFAGPAEYTEAQLVSTLQEICSGTSLPGTKWYAALILNYFGIYGFPCKLGRCIGKAFNMNEYADMQLNLSNGDSLSVHGVLLAVRCPALLPPSELPHSDKSYDGSSVGYNTDRNVKKFRKEIRLSSHVDNQALAKLLEFVYFGFLNAGEELVKKVRILAKRCSLQPLLMLLDGRPPTWGTCFPRYDLSVALAAGHHFSDIILEAKGSESVHWTCGTCSQLVPHIHAHKVVLWSRCDYMRALFESGMSESNSQILKVPVSLEAMIKLVHWCYTDDLPLPPTGCLWDNMDNEEKLSALQPYLELCWLAEFWFLEDVQEISYGMVVSCLDSAKQLSIKVIKIAADLYLSKLVDVTANYLAPVYRQLCQSGDLEVLDEEVIDMIRAASVRLSQEE; this is translated from the exons gactcaattgctgatatggTTCAGGCATTGGTGTGGATTCTTCAAAATAGAAGTAAGGCCATAGTAAACATGGCAACTGATGTGGTTGTAAAGGTGATCAATGTCTTACCCAATATATTGTTGCAGTCTTACTTGTTGGATCTTTGTCATCCTTTGTCATCCTTGCTATCATCTCATCAAGAAGAATCTATTTCATGTGCCACTGCATTGAATATGATCCTTTCAAATCTGAGTGTGAGAAGAGAGCAAAAGACCTGGGACATTCTTGTTGAAACAGAAACTGTTTCTCATATTGTTGGTGGCATGAAAAAGATTTCAGTTGCTGCTATGCCAATTCATTATTTCCAGGAGATGGCTAATCTCTTGAGTACAATACTGCACCGGTGGCCTCAATCTCGTTATCCTGTATGGAATGATGATGTGCTGTTGGAAGCTTTGGAAGTTATGCATGCAAAGCCTGATTTTTCTGTTAAGGCTGCAGTTCTAAAGCTATATTGCGCATTAG CATTGTGCAATAATGGGGCCATCAAGCTTCTAGAAAATGGAGAAGCCCTTCTGCAACTGATGGTTCTCTCCATGGGAAGATCCTACCCTTTTTCTGTTCGGACTGAGGGATTTAGACTTGCCCAATGTTTAGCG AGACATGAAAAGGGATGTCTAACAATGATGAACTTGTGTTGTGAGCCTATTGTTAAAGCTATAATAGATGGAATGAGTGGATGGACCAAAAATTCAGGCAAGATTTCGAATGAGGATTTCACCTTACTAGTTGAAGCCTGCCGTTTGGCTATGATAAGTCGCTGGGCAGGGCAGCATCATGATTTCTTGTGGAAGCAAAGGATTGATAGGGTCCTTCTCAACATTCTTTTAAATGATTTTCATAATAGACCATCACATGGTTTCTCGGACCTGGAAGAAGAAATATCTATAGCTCGGGAGGGTCTTAAGGCCAATTTTTTCCTTGGTTTACGACCTTATGTGTGGGACCTTCTTGGTTGGCTCGCAACACACTGTAGGGAAGGTTTTATTGCCAACCGGCACGACCATGAACTCAAACTTGACATCCTTATTACATGTGCATG CATATCTTTTGTGGATTCCATTCGAAGAGGGCGCCAAATATGTCAAGATGATAGATCTGACATTGAAACAAGTGAATCAGTATCACGGGCAGTTTTGATGTTGATTTATTCTCCTAGCAAATACATAGCATCAAAAGCAATAGCCATCCTCTGTGAACTTCTAAAGTCAAACAGCAAGGAGATTTTGAAACACTTATTGCATGTTCTGCGCATCAGAACACCCATAGATAATTTTGGAAAGCTCAACTTACTTCAGACCAGTGTTAACTTGATGGCTTTGGTATGTTATTCTGGTTTACCACAGCATCAAAGTCAGATTGTTAAAAATGGAGGAATAAATACATTCATGGGTTTGATTAAATGGTGTTTAAGCAATGATTTTCGTATAGGAAGATTGAGCCTTGCTCCTCATTTGCATACTGTCTTTAGTGATAAGACTTGTTGCTGGGTATGTAAAGAAGACTGGGAAAACGATACCGTTCTTTTGTTATATAGTCTATGGGGGCTATCTGAATTGATACACtctggaaaaataagtaataattCAGACATTTTTGCTGGCCCAGCTGAATATACAGAAGCTCAACTTGTGAGCACACTCCAGGAAATCTGTAGTGGAACTTCTTTGCCTGGAACAAAATGGTATGCTGCATTGATTCTAAATTATTTTGGAATATATGGTTTTCCATGTAAACTTGGGAGGTGCATTGGGAAAGCATTTAATATGAATGAATATGCAGATATGCAACTCAATCTCTCAAATGGGGATTCTTTAAGTGTGCATGGTGTTCTACTTGCTGTTCGATGTCCAGCATTGTTGCCTCCTTCAGAATTACCACATTCTGATAAATCATATGATGGATCTTCGGTAGGATACAATACAGATAGGAATGTGAAAAAGTTTCGTAAAGAAATTCGTTTATCTTCGCATGTTGACAACCAAGCACTGGCCAAATTGTTGGAATTTGTGTACTTTGGATTCTTAAACGCAGGAGAGGAACTTGTGAAGAAAGTCAGAATTCTTGCTAAACGCTGTAGTTTACAACCTTTGTTAATGTTGCTTGATGGAAGACCCCCTACATGGGGTACCTGCTTCCCTAGATATGATCTTTCTGTTGCTCTTGCTGCGGGTCACCACTTTTC GGACATCATTTTAGAGGCTAAAGGAAGTGAATCAGTCCATTGGACATGTGGTACATGCTCCCAGTTAGTACCACATATACATGCTCATAAGGTTGTGTTATGGTCAAGATGTGATTATATGCGGGCCTTGTTTGAGTCAGGCATGTCGGAGAG CAATTCGCAAATCTTAAAGGTGCCTGTTAGCTTGGAGGCAATGATTAAACTAGTGCACTGGTGCTATACCGATGATCTTCCTTTGCCTCCCACTGGATGCTTGTGGGATAACATGGACAATGAGGAAAAGCTATCTGCATTGCAGCCATATCTAGAGCTTTGCTGGCTTGCGGAATTCTGGTTTTTGGAAGATGTTCAGGAAATCAGTTACGGAATGGTTGTATCTTGCCTGGATTCTGCTAAACAGTTGTCTATCAAAGTGATCAAAATTGCAGCTGATTTATATCTATCGAAATTGGTTGATGTTACTGCAAATTACTTGGCTCCAGTGTATCGACAACTTTGCCAGTCTGGTGATCTTGAAGTGCTGGATGAAGAAGTAATCGATATGATTCGTGCAGCTTCTGTTCGGCTTTCACAAGAGGAGTAA
- the LOC136221882 gene encoding BTB/POZ domain-containing protein At1g04390 isoform X2 — translation MILSNLSVRREQKTWDILVETETVSHIVGGMKKISVAAMPIHYFQEMANLLSTILHRWPQSRYPVWNDDVLLEALEVMHAKPDFSVKAAVLKLYCALALCNNGAIKLLENGEALLQLMVLSMGRSYPFSVRTEGFRLAQCLARHEKGCLTMMNLCCEPIVKAIIDGMSGWTKNSGKISNEDFTLLVEACRLAMISRWAGQHHDFLWKQRIDRVLLNILLNDFHNRPSHGFSDLEEEISIAREGLKANFFLGLRPYVWDLLGWLATHCREGFIANRHDHELKLDILITCACISFVDSIRRGRQICQDDRSDIETSESVSRAVLMLIYSPSKYIASKAIAILCELLKSNSKEILKHLLHVLRIRTPIDNFGKLNLLQTSVNLMALVCYSGLPQHQSQIVKNGGINTFMGLIKWCLSNDFRIGRLSLAPHLHTVFSDKTCCWVCKEDWENDTVLLLYSLWGLSELIHSGKISNNSDIFAGPAEYTEAQLVSTLQEICSGTSLPGTKWYAALILNYFGIYGFPCKLGRCIGKAFNMNEYADMQLNLSNGDSLSVHGVLLAVRCPALLPPSELPHSDKSYDGSSVGYNTDRNVKKFRKEIRLSSHVDNQALAKLLEFVYFGFLNAGEELVKKVRILAKRCSLQPLLMLLDGRPPTWGTCFPRYDLSVALAAGHHFSDIILEAKGSESVHWTCGTCSQLVPHIHAHKVVLWSRCDYMRALFESGMSESNSQILKVPVSLEAMIKLVHWCYTDDLPLPPTGCLWDNMDNEEKLSALQPYLELCWLAEFWFLEDVQEISYGMVVSCLDSAKQLSIKVIKIAADLYLSKLVDVTANYLAPVYRQLCQSGDLEVLDEEVIDMIRAASVRLSQEE, via the exons ATGATCCTTTCAAATCTGAGTGTGAGAAGAGAGCAAAAGACCTGGGACATTCTTGTTGAAACAGAAACTGTTTCTCATATTGTTGGTGGCATGAAAAAGATTTCAGTTGCTGCTATGCCAATTCATTATTTCCAGGAGATGGCTAATCTCTTGAGTACAATACTGCACCGGTGGCCTCAATCTCGTTATCCTGTATGGAATGATGATGTGCTGTTGGAAGCTTTGGAAGTTATGCATGCAAAGCCTGATTTTTCTGTTAAGGCTGCAGTTCTAAAGCTATATTGCGCATTAG CATTGTGCAATAATGGGGCCATCAAGCTTCTAGAAAATGGAGAAGCCCTTCTGCAACTGATGGTTCTCTCCATGGGAAGATCCTACCCTTTTTCTGTTCGGACTGAGGGATTTAGACTTGCCCAATGTTTAGCG AGACATGAAAAGGGATGTCTAACAATGATGAACTTGTGTTGTGAGCCTATTGTTAAAGCTATAATAGATGGAATGAGTGGATGGACCAAAAATTCAGGCAAGATTTCGAATGAGGATTTCACCTTACTAGTTGAAGCCTGCCGTTTGGCTATGATAAGTCGCTGGGCAGGGCAGCATCATGATTTCTTGTGGAAGCAAAGGATTGATAGGGTCCTTCTCAACATTCTTTTAAATGATTTTCATAATAGACCATCACATGGTTTCTCGGACCTGGAAGAAGAAATATCTATAGCTCGGGAGGGTCTTAAGGCCAATTTTTTCCTTGGTTTACGACCTTATGTGTGGGACCTTCTTGGTTGGCTCGCAACACACTGTAGGGAAGGTTTTATTGCCAACCGGCACGACCATGAACTCAAACTTGACATCCTTATTACATGTGCATG CATATCTTTTGTGGATTCCATTCGAAGAGGGCGCCAAATATGTCAAGATGATAGATCTGACATTGAAACAAGTGAATCAGTATCACGGGCAGTTTTGATGTTGATTTATTCTCCTAGCAAATACATAGCATCAAAAGCAATAGCCATCCTCTGTGAACTTCTAAAGTCAAACAGCAAGGAGATTTTGAAACACTTATTGCATGTTCTGCGCATCAGAACACCCATAGATAATTTTGGAAAGCTCAACTTACTTCAGACCAGTGTTAACTTGATGGCTTTGGTATGTTATTCTGGTTTACCACAGCATCAAAGTCAGATTGTTAAAAATGGAGGAATAAATACATTCATGGGTTTGATTAAATGGTGTTTAAGCAATGATTTTCGTATAGGAAGATTGAGCCTTGCTCCTCATTTGCATACTGTCTTTAGTGATAAGACTTGTTGCTGGGTATGTAAAGAAGACTGGGAAAACGATACCGTTCTTTTGTTATATAGTCTATGGGGGCTATCTGAATTGATACACtctggaaaaataagtaataattCAGACATTTTTGCTGGCCCAGCTGAATATACAGAAGCTCAACTTGTGAGCACACTCCAGGAAATCTGTAGTGGAACTTCTTTGCCTGGAACAAAATGGTATGCTGCATTGATTCTAAATTATTTTGGAATATATGGTTTTCCATGTAAACTTGGGAGGTGCATTGGGAAAGCATTTAATATGAATGAATATGCAGATATGCAACTCAATCTCTCAAATGGGGATTCTTTAAGTGTGCATGGTGTTCTACTTGCTGTTCGATGTCCAGCATTGTTGCCTCCTTCAGAATTACCACATTCTGATAAATCATATGATGGATCTTCGGTAGGATACAATACAGATAGGAATGTGAAAAAGTTTCGTAAAGAAATTCGTTTATCTTCGCATGTTGACAACCAAGCACTGGCCAAATTGTTGGAATTTGTGTACTTTGGATTCTTAAACGCAGGAGAGGAACTTGTGAAGAAAGTCAGAATTCTTGCTAAACGCTGTAGTTTACAACCTTTGTTAATGTTGCTTGATGGAAGACCCCCTACATGGGGTACCTGCTTCCCTAGATATGATCTTTCTGTTGCTCTTGCTGCGGGTCACCACTTTTC GGACATCATTTTAGAGGCTAAAGGAAGTGAATCAGTCCATTGGACATGTGGTACATGCTCCCAGTTAGTACCACATATACATGCTCATAAGGTTGTGTTATGGTCAAGATGTGATTATATGCGGGCCTTGTTTGAGTCAGGCATGTCGGAGAG CAATTCGCAAATCTTAAAGGTGCCTGTTAGCTTGGAGGCAATGATTAAACTAGTGCACTGGTGCTATACCGATGATCTTCCTTTGCCTCCCACTGGATGCTTGTGGGATAACATGGACAATGAGGAAAAGCTATCTGCATTGCAGCCATATCTAGAGCTTTGCTGGCTTGCGGAATTCTGGTTTTTGGAAGATGTTCAGGAAATCAGTTACGGAATGGTTGTATCTTGCCTGGATTCTGCTAAACAGTTGTCTATCAAAGTGATCAAAATTGCAGCTGATTTATATCTATCGAAATTGGTTGATGTTACTGCAAATTACTTGGCTCCAGTGTATCGACAACTTTGCCAGTCTGGTGATCTTGAAGTGCTGGATGAAGAAGTAATCGATATGATTCGTGCAGCTTCTGTTCGGCTTTCACAAGAGGAGTAA